The Montipora foliosa isolate CH-2021 chromosome 6, ASM3666993v2, whole genome shotgun sequence genome includes the window GTTTTTAAGATCACAACGGTCTTGGTCCTTCTTCTCAATAAGGGTAATTACGGCTTGTCTCTGTGATGGACTCATATTTCCCTTTATAAATGACTCATTAAAAGATTCCACTAAAAGTTCTCCAACCGAATTCCAAAAAGTGTGATAAAATTCTACTGGCAATCCATCATTTCCAGGAGCCTTATTTAAAGCAAAAGAATTCAAGACCTTTGAACATTCATCTAAGGTAATAACTCCTTCACCAATTGAAATTAAACTATCTGTAATCTTCTGATAGCTTTGGTATTGGGAGATCTTCACAATTAAAGGAGGTTTCCGTTTGTTGAACTAAATCCCGGTGAGGTTTATACAGGCTTTCATAGAATTGTTGTAAACTGTTGGTTTACATATCAGAATTTGATCTGATATCTTTGGCTTTAGTGCTttacaactacaacaacaacaacgcttTATTTTTACACTATTGTTTATTGGAAATCAAAAAAGTGTACAGCTAAATGTCAGAATATATAACATTACAAGCTGTCAATAGTTAAAGTTAATTCAATCCTATCAATCCTATCAATCGGCAACTTGATGTACTTTATCTAAGCCCCGTCTTATGCAAGTTGCATCCTATTGGCGACTTTTTCTCACTTTTTCGCCATCTTAGCAAGGTGTTGACTGACAAGAGATTTGCGTCCCTTTTTCTGAGCCTGAGGTTGCCTTGTAAAGCGATCTTGCCCAACATTGGTTGACTCCCAGTACTCGTTGGCGTCACTCAGATTGGCAGTCATAAGCCATGTTGTCAACAAAACTTCATCACCATCATTGTTGAAGTATTGGCCGGACCAAGACGTGGTAAACCTGCCGCCCTAAGGTGAAAGATACagttagcctgttccaggctcccaatTTAAGGGGACGAGTGAAAATGACTGGCAGAAGGCTAGAAAAACCAAGCGAAAACTGGGGTAGACAGAGGGCACTTGTTTTTGAAGTTACTTCTTACTTTGAAGTTTACGACTTGTCACTTTAGCCACTTAAAATCCCTCAGTAAAATGAAGCAATCAAAAGATACATGCCAAAATAATTACTCTCCAAAATCATTAAAATCAAATATGTTTTATTTGATCTTTTGCACAAATAAAAGAGGCAAAAACGCTTGTATGACTTACTTCGAAATTAACCGTGAAGCCTAATGTAGCTGGTGATCCGCTACTCCCCACACTACCAATTAAACTCTCTATGAGTGGAGGGGAGTCAGGGGCGTTGTTCGAGTAAGTGCCGCTAAATGACGTCCCATCCTTATTCAGATTAATTTCCATTGTTGAACCTAGCTGGTTATGCCAAATTCCACTCACATCACCTTCGGAGTAAAAATTTTTATTAGATGTACTTAACCACCAAACATTTTTCACTGATAGATTATTAACGACCTATGTGCAGTTGGAATCTTGTCTATTACATCTATAGCACCAGGAGAGTGATTGAGGGGGGCGAAAATCAAAAGAGCTTTAAGGCTCTCAAAACTCTTTCAGTATTTGAACGATGTCAAAACAAGACTAATTTGCTCTTGGTCAAAAACATTAAGGTTAGGGATGCATGTGTTCATATCACTAGCTCATTCCGGTAAGGGGAGAGAAAATTGGATCTCAGCACCTAATAATTAGAACATATTTTCGCTCAACTATTTGCCATACAAGTTTGCGCAAATCTAGCATCTTAGCTGGGGTCATCCAAGGAGGGAGGAAGCGAGTGGACACATTCCTTTGTCCTCATAGCGGTTCATAGACACGGTGATGAAATACTGCCAATAGTAGTAATATAACGCAATTAAGTTCAGGGGAGTGGTGGTAAGGTTAAGCGTCCAGTCTCTTTGCTTTTAAAGCACAATCACAATCACAATCACAATCgagaaaattgcaatttttatgATTACGTAGATTAATGAACCTGTCAACTTGCGAATAATAATTtgtatacacccttttaataagtctaatatatgacgttttccgctaatgacgtcgaactcttgcttttaacatttattcagaaatgtacaaaggcttcaaacaagaaaagaaatcggaaaagttctaggtctttgtacatttctgaataaaatttgaaagcaagagttcgacgtcattagcggaaaacggcgtatattagacttattaaaagggtgtataggtATGTGTCTACTTGAATTAAGTAGGGGACCGACAAAATGTACTACTAAATCGACACAAAAACACCATTATTATAGCTTGTACCCTAAGCTGTTTCTGAAGATAAGTATTTTATATAACTATACATCTCAGATCGCATTCCAACGCTGAATTCAGGAATGATACCTCATTTGGTTCATTTTTGAAAACACCCATCACTTCCTTAACGGTtgtatcaaaatatttttgtgctTATACTAAATTGCCCTGTTCACATTGTTCCGGGATAACTCGTCTACTGGAAACAGCAACCAGTGAAATTGCATGCTTATTAGACAAATTAGCCACCCACGACTACTATAATTTTACTTATGGTGACTTGATTTTATCTAGATATTTTACCGGCATAAGACGAATGTCAGCTTTGATGGATATTTAATTGTGGTTTCAGTAAACTTTCCATCGTGTTGCCATACATGCTATTGTTCATGagcccgaaaaattcaggacttcaacggggtttgaacccgtgacctcgcgattctggtgcgacgctgtaaccaactgagcccgacgtcagtggcttcatagctcagttggttagagcgtcgcaccggaatcgcgaggtcacgggttcaaaccccggtgaagtcctgaatttttcatgcttctctacgcaattgtaaaaattgcgttaataactgcgaagatcatagctccacttgatttcatatccgcagttcatatatgatccacttcatataccatttcatcattgattcattcctcacgggaccattagaacccataAATGACCAACTTAGCCCAACgttaacgtcagtggcttcatagctcagttggttagagcgtcgcaccggaatcgcgaggtcatgggttcaaaccccgttgaagtcctgaatttttcaggcttctctacgcaataattgtaaaaattgcattcataactgcgaagatcatagcttcacttgatttcatatccgcagttcatatatgattcacttcatataccatttcatcattgaataataaataataaaggaCTATGCTATAATTCGTGCATCTTACCTTCTTTTAATTAATGCCTTTTATTCGAGATCAAAATACAATAGGCAGTTTGCACATTTGGTCATCGCCGtcatgttggtggacaaaatCAACAGATCTCTCAGATATTAGTTTCCTTTGTTCTTCCGCCAGCAATTGAACATTTTAGCATAATGCTATCTGTGTCTCTGGAGGTTGGTTGCAAGCCACAAATTGAGGGTCTTTGAAGTGGGGCACAGAGTTCTTCTTAGGGCCTCTTTACATGACACCGGGTTGCTTTTAAACATAAATTCAGGCGCTGAACTGACCCGGTCAGTGTCCAACCCGGGGACGTCAGGgacacccaacgataatcttcggtgaaatatgcgatcgggagagtcaaactgttctaagaattttggTTTCACGATGTCGAACAGCTACACATTTCTTCAAATGGCTCGATTGGatgttcttagaaggtaacgtttagctagcaatttctgaatgagaatatcattccctaaaaatTTCGGTACAGATCAAATTCTCCTTGGTAATAAAAtaatctctttagacagtcttatacattacaaggagcctattAATTTTTGCAATCCACACTTTTATCTTGTCTTTGTCTTGAATCAGTCTctaaaatgaataataatgatggtggtggtggtggagtGGTGAATGCTCCCCTACTCTTATTGGCTGTCAATATCTTTGGGACATACGTCGTACCTTGAACTTTGTTTCCCTCATTTGCCATGGTAATTTGGAAGAAGCCAGGAATCACTAAGAACCAGCAATGTCAACCTTTAAGAAAAGAATAACAATTAGAGGATACTGAAGCTCGTTTGAGAGCAGTCGGGGGAATTAACTAAAAAAGTTGAACTCGTCAACATTTGTTGCAAGTGCAACTGTGTCTGGCCATGGGAAGGAAGGACTTACGGACGAAAATTGGTAAGGACAGACaaaagtttctcgcatttcGAAGTCTTCCATTCTGCCCTTTAGGCAATGATGATCTCTAGCTCTTTGCTATTACAGTATCATGCTTTAAACACGTTCAACAATAAAGTCTCGCTTTGAgggaaaataattttcatcaAATAAATCAATCTTACGCACCTAAAATTAATACAAGATCGTCAAAATTGCTCCAAAATTGTTAAAGCTGTTAAAATGAATAGCAATCACTGTAATCACAATTTTCAGGAATGTTTGTTGAATGATGCGCTTCATTGCGTCCCGTGAGAAGCAGTCTCAGCTTGGCAGCCAAAGCTGGTTTGACGAGAAATATCTGAACTGTCTCTGCGCATGAAAATGAGGTGCTGGGGTCGTGCGATCAGAGGTATTCTTTTTTCGTCCTCGACCGTAGCCTGCGCACAGAAGAGCTTCAAA containing:
- the LOC138006855 gene encoding avidin-related protein 4/5-like; the encoded protein is MANEGNKVQGDVSGIWHNQLGSTMEINLNKDGTSFSGTYSNNAPDSPPLIESLIGSVGSSGSPATLGFTVNFEGGRFTTSWSGQYFNNDGDEVLLTTWLMTANLSDANEYWESTNVGQDRFTRQPQAQKKGRKSLVSQHLAKMAKK